Proteins from one Pontibacter korlensis genomic window:
- a CDS encoding sensor histidine kinase, giving the protein MSFRHYKLQLLLRVLLLSLSVFLLAKTEFSNEYRVTIIGLALFILLQVWLLMRYMERTNRLFLRFLNSIKYDDFTEQFHIEGEGKTQKQLGLRLNEVMAKFREVRAEKEAHLHYFEVIVQHIGIGIITYKADGSILLLNNAAKKLLQVGQLQQVQELQQTSPELTLGLQQLQGGDKMLVPVRHRGEQANLSVHVIDLSLLGDRVRLASLQNIQPELEEKEMEAWGKLIRVLTHEIMNSVTPISSLSASACEEIHSYTDTDAEEITLLREELQDVGQCLQTISRRSDGLIRFVNEFRNLTTISVPQMSRFDVGELLQEVKLLLREQLAKQHVQLIVKAPREKMLLIADRSMIEQVLINLIKNATEAVQEGPDGKIVLQASLDERSRVSIYISDNGPGMTEEAMAKIFIPFYSTKKAGSGIGLSLSRQMMRLHKGTISVESELGQGTTFVLHF; this is encoded by the coding sequence AGAGTTACCATAATAGGCTTAGCGCTATTCATACTGCTGCAGGTATGGCTCCTGATGCGCTACATGGAACGAACTAACAGGCTTTTTCTACGCTTTCTCAACTCTATCAAGTATGATGATTTTACAGAGCAGTTTCATATAGAAGGAGAAGGCAAAACGCAAAAGCAGCTGGGACTCCGCCTGAATGAAGTGATGGCTAAATTCAGGGAAGTACGTGCAGAAAAGGAAGCACATCTCCACTATTTCGAGGTTATAGTGCAGCACATAGGCATCGGTATTATTACCTACAAAGCTGATGGAAGTATACTTTTGCTAAACAATGCTGCCAAGAAGTTGCTGCAGGTGGGGCAATTGCAGCAGGTACAGGAGCTACAGCAAACAAGCCCGGAGTTGACACTTGGCCTACAGCAGTTACAAGGAGGCGATAAAATGCTGGTGCCTGTGCGCCACCGGGGAGAGCAGGCTAACCTATCGGTGCATGTTATAGATCTCTCGCTCTTAGGTGATCGGGTACGGCTGGCATCCCTGCAAAATATTCAGCCTGAACTGGAAGAGAAGGAGATGGAGGCATGGGGCAAGCTTATTCGGGTGCTGACACATGAGATCATGAACTCCGTAACACCAATTTCTTCACTTTCTGCCAGCGCCTGCGAAGAAATACATAGCTACACAGACACAGATGCAGAGGAAATAACCTTGCTGCGTGAGGAGCTGCAGGATGTAGGACAGTGCCTGCAAACTATCAGCCGCCGATCTGACGGACTTATTCGCTTTGTTAACGAGTTCCGCAACCTTACCACCATATCGGTACCACAGATGAGCCGGTTTGATGTAGGAGAGTTGCTGCAGGAGGTTAAGCTATTGCTTCGGGAGCAGTTGGCAAAGCAGCATGTGCAGTTGATCGTAAAAGCACCACGCGAGAAAATGCTGCTTATAGCCGATAGGAGTATGATAGAGCAGGTGCTCATCAATTTAATAAAAAATGCAACGGAAGCAGTGCAGGAGGGGCCCGACGGGAAAATTGTGTTGCAGGCCTCCCTTGATGAGCGTAGCCGCGTGTCTATTTACATTTCAGATAATGGGCCTGGCATGACAGAAGAGGCTATGGCTAAAATCTTCATTCCTTTTTATAGCACCAAAAAAGCAGGCTCCGGTATAGGACTAAGCCTCTCGCGCCAGATGATGCGCTTACACAAGGGCACTATCTCGGTTGAGTCGGAGCTGGGGCAGGGAACAACCTTTGTGCTGCACTTCTGA